In Ancalomicrobiaceae bacterium S20, the following proteins share a genomic window:
- a CDS encoding UDP-glucuronic acid decarboxylase family protein: protein MAFTYKGKRVLVTGGAGFLGSHLCERLLKEGAEVLCVDNYFTGRRAHIAHLIDNPLFEAMRHDITFPLFVEVDAIFNLACPASPVHYQFDPVQTTKVSVHGAINMLGLAKRLRCRILQASTSEVYGDPTVHPQTEDYWGNVNPIGPRACYDEGKRCAETLFFDYRRQHGLPIKVIRIFNTYGPRMHPNDGRVVSNFIVQALRGEAITMYGDGRQTRSFCYVDDLIDGMVRLMATDESVTGPINVGNPAEFSMLELAEAVVRLTGSRSEIVHKPLPQDDPRQRQPDITLARRTLGWEPTIALEEGLKRTIAYFQATL, encoded by the coding sequence ATGGCCTTCACCTACAAGGGTAAGCGCGTCCTCGTCACCGGCGGCGCGGGGTTTCTCGGTTCGCATCTGTGCGAGCGGTTGTTGAAGGAGGGCGCGGAGGTTCTCTGCGTCGACAACTACTTCACCGGGCGGCGGGCGCATATCGCGCATCTGATCGACAATCCGCTGTTCGAGGCGATGCGCCACGACATCACCTTCCCGCTGTTCGTCGAGGTTGACGCGATCTTCAATCTCGCCTGCCCGGCGTCGCCGGTGCACTACCAGTTCGATCCGGTGCAGACGACCAAGGTCTCGGTGCACGGCGCGATCAACATGCTCGGCCTCGCCAAGCGGCTGCGCTGCCGGATCCTGCAGGCATCGACCAGTGAGGTCTACGGCGATCCGACCGTGCATCCGCAGACCGAGGACTACTGGGGCAACGTCAATCCGATCGGTCCGCGCGCCTGCTACGACGAGGGCAAGCGCTGCGCCGAGACGCTGTTCTTCGACTACCGGCGCCAGCACGGCCTGCCGATCAAGGTGATCCGCATCTTCAACACCTACGGCCCGCGCATGCATCCGAACGACGGCCGCGTGGTGTCGAACTTCATCGTCCAGGCGCTGCGGGGCGAGGCGATCACCATGTATGGCGACGGCCGGCAGACGCGCTCGTTCTGCTACGTCGACGACCTGATCGACGGCATGGTCCGGCTGATGGCGACCGACGAGAGCGTGACCGGGCCGATCAACGTCGGCAATCCGGCCGAGTTCTCGATGCTGGAGCTCGCCGAGGCGGTGGTCCGGCTCACCGGCTCGCGCTCGGAGATCGTCCACAAGCCGTTGCCGCAGGACGATCCGCGCCAGCGCCAGCCCGACATCACGCTCGCGCGCCGCACGCTCGGCTGGGAACCGACGATCGCGCTCGAAGAGGGCTTGAAGCGCACCATCGCCTATTTCCAGGCGACGCTCTGA
- a CDS encoding UDP-glucose/GDP-mannose dehydrogenase family protein: MRLSVIGAGYVGLVSGACFAELGHSVLCIDNNPAKIDAIRSGQMPIYEPGLDALVARNVAAGRLTFATGIDAAISDSAAVFIAVGTPSRFDGRAELTFVHAAVEACAPFLKAGAVVVNKSTVPIGTGDRVEEILATVRPELAVSVASNPEFLREGAAISDFMEPDRIVVGVEDDNARAVAEAIYAPLTAKGAPLLFTRRRTSEMIKYAANSFLATKLGFINEIADLCEHVGADVAEVAVGIGLDSRIGRKFLNAGPGFGGSCFPKDALALLNTANDVGAQMPILERVIHANDLRKRNIGRKILKALGGSVRGATIGVLGLAFKPETDDMREAPSIDIVASLDYWGAAIRAYDPAAMEQAKPKLPASVVYCDDPYACAEGADAIAIVTEWNEFRTLDLARLKAVMRRPVIVDMRNVLSAAEVEAQGFQYDSVGRPGREA, from the coding sequence ATGCGTCTGTCCGTCATCGGCGCCGGTTACGTCGGTCTCGTCTCCGGAGCCTGCTTCGCCGAGCTCGGCCATTCGGTGCTCTGCATCGACAACAACCCCGCCAAGATCGACGCTATCCGCTCCGGCCAGATGCCGATCTACGAGCCCGGCCTCGACGCCTTGGTCGCGCGCAATGTCGCCGCGGGGCGGCTCACCTTCGCCACCGGCATCGACGCCGCCATCTCCGACAGCGCGGCAGTGTTCATCGCCGTCGGCACGCCGTCGCGGTTCGACGGCCGTGCCGAACTGACCTTCGTGCATGCCGCGGTCGAAGCCTGTGCGCCGTTCCTGAAGGCCGGCGCGGTGGTCGTGAACAAATCGACGGTGCCGATCGGCACCGGCGACCGGGTCGAAGAGATTTTGGCCACGGTCCGCCCGGAGCTGGCCGTCTCGGTGGCGTCGAACCCCGAGTTCCTGCGCGAGGGCGCCGCGATCAGCGACTTCATGGAGCCGGATCGGATCGTCGTCGGTGTCGAGGACGACAATGCGCGCGCGGTCGCGGAGGCGATCTACGCGCCGTTGACCGCCAAGGGCGCGCCGCTCCTGTTCACGCGCCGACGCACGTCCGAGATGATCAAGTATGCCGCCAACTCGTTCTTGGCGACCAAGCTCGGCTTCATCAACGAGATCGCCGATCTCTGCGAGCATGTCGGTGCCGACGTCGCCGAGGTCGCGGTCGGCATCGGCCTCGACAGCCGGATCGGCCGCAAGTTCCTGAACGCCGGTCCGGGCTTCGGCGGTTCGTGCTTCCCGAAGGATGCGCTGGCGCTGCTCAACACCGCCAACGACGTCGGCGCGCAGATGCCGATCCTGGAGCGGGTCATCCACGCCAACGATCTCAGGAAGCGCAACATCGGCCGCAAGATCCTGAAGGCGCTCGGCGGCAGCGTGCGCGGCGCGACGATCGGCGTGCTCGGCCTCGCCTTCAAGCCAGAGACCGACGACATGCGCGAGGCGCCCTCGATCGACATCGTCGCCTCGCTCGACTATTGGGGCGCCGCGATCCGCGCCTACGACCCGGCCGCGATGGAACAGGCAAAGCCGAAGCTGCCCGCCTCGGTCGTCTATTGCGACGACCCCTATGCCTGCGCCGAGGGCGCGGACGCGATCGCGATCGTGACGGAGTGGAACGAGTTCCGGACGCTGGATCTCGCCCGGCTGAAGGCGGTCATGCGCCGCCCTGTCATCGTCGACATGCGCAACGTGCTGTCGGCCGCGGAGGTCGAGGCGCAGGGATTCCAGTATGATTCGGTGGGGCGGCCGGGGCGCGAGGCGTAA
- the yacG gene encoding DNA gyrase inhibitor YacG produces MSSDAESAPKRPPRPCPICGKMSVFKSYPFCSPRCRAVDLNRWLTGAYAIPVVEDDDMPDDPSERER; encoded by the coding sequence ATGAGTTCAGATGCCGAATCCGCCCCCAAGCGCCCGCCGCGGCCCTGCCCGATCTGCGGCAAGATGTCGGTCTTCAAGAGCTACCCGTTCTGCTCGCCGCGCTGCCGCGCCGTCGACCTGAACCGTTGGCTGACCGGCGCCTATGCCATCCCGGTCGTCGAGGACGACGACATGCCGGACGATCCCTCCGAGCGCGAACGCTGA
- a CDS encoding Maf-like protein: protein MVEIRQKLVLASASPRRLALLNQIGIEPDYLRPTDVDETPEKGELPRQLATRLAKIKAEAALAWSKRDTPWTGAYIIAADTVVAVGRRSLPKAETTEQAVDCLRLLSGRAHRVWTGVSLVTPSGAIRSKLVETRLRFKRLTRADIEAYIASDEWRGKAGGYAIQGIAGGFVVKLIGSYTNVVGLPLAETAALLDGEGYPIRARWSSPLVPAA, encoded by the coding sequence ATGGTTGAGATCCGCCAGAAGCTCGTGCTCGCCTCGGCCTCGCCGCGACGCCTGGCGCTCCTGAACCAGATCGGCATCGAGCCCGACTACCTGCGCCCCACCGACGTCGACGAGACGCCGGAGAAGGGCGAGCTGCCGCGTCAGCTCGCGACCCGGCTCGCCAAGATCAAGGCCGAGGCCGCGCTCGCCTGGTCGAAGCGCGACACGCCCTGGACCGGCGCCTATATCATCGCGGCCGATACGGTCGTCGCGGTCGGCCGGCGCAGCCTGCCCAAGGCCGAGACCACCGAACAGGCGGTCGACTGCCTGCGCCTGCTCTCCGGCCGCGCCCATCGCGTCTGGACCGGCGTCTCGCTGGTGACGCCGTCCGGCGCGATCCGCTCCAAGCTGGTCGAGACGCGCCTGCGCTTCAAGCGGCTGACCCGCGCCGACATCGAGGCCTACATCGCCTCCGACGAGTGGCGCGGCAAGGCCGGCGGCTATGCGATCCAGGGCATCGCCGGCGGCTTCGTGGTCAAGCTGATCGGCTCCTACACCAATGTCGTCGGCCTGCCGCTCGCCGAGACGGCGGCGCTGCTCGACGGCGAGGGCTATCCGATCCGCGCCCGCTGGTCGTCGCCGCTCGTGCCGGCGGCCTGA
- the infA gene encoding translation initiation factor IF-1, protein MTKEEILEFPGIVSELLPNATFRVKLENDHEIIAHTAGRMRKNRIRVLAGDKVLVEMTPYDLTKGRITYRFK, encoded by the coding sequence ATGACCAAGGAAGAGATCCTGGAATTCCCCGGCATCGTGAGCGAACTGCTTCCGAACGCGACCTTCCGCGTGAAACTCGAGAACGATCACGAGATCATCGCCCACACCGCTGGCCGCATGCGCAAGAACCGCATCCGCGTTCTCGCCGGCGACAAGGTGCTCGTCGAGATGACGCCGTACGACCTGACCAAGGGCCGGATCACCTATCGCTTCAAGTGA
- a CDS encoding arsenate reductase ArsC, translating into MSRSGPSSVLFACSMNAVRSPMAEAIARHLFGHEVYIASAGVRSGELDPFAVKAIEEIGLDISKHKPHTFEDLEDSNFDLVITLAPEAHHKALDMTRTMAMDVEYWPTPDPQLASGSRDQIMESYRAVRDGLMRRIKDRLEWRPKAHD; encoded by the coding sequence ATGAGCCGGTCGGGCCCGAGCTCCGTCCTGTTCGCCTGCAGCATGAACGCCGTCCGCTCGCCGATGGCCGAGGCCATCGCCCGGCATCTGTTCGGCCATGAAGTCTACATCGCCTCCGCGGGCGTCCGTTCCGGCGAGCTCGACCCCTTCGCCGTCAAGGCGATCGAGGAGATCGGCCTCGATATTTCCAAGCACAAGCCGCACACCTTCGAGGATCTGGAAGATTCGAACTTCGACCTCGTCATCACACTGGCGCCGGAGGCCCATCACAAGGCGCTCGACATGACCCGCACGATGGCGATGGACGTCGAATACTGGCCGACGCCCGACCCGCAACTGGCGAGCGGCTCGCGCGACCAGATCATGGAATCCTATCGCGCAGTGCGTGACGGCCTCATGCGCCGCATCAAGGACCGGCTCGAGTGGCGCCCGAAGGCGCACGACTGA
- a CDS encoding UPF0262 family protein: MDASGTLTRNRLVEVTLDEGSIARSSHDVEHERAVAIYDLIEENAFRPVGHDGGPYRLRISLVESKMMLEISDEHLKPVMTHILSLTPFRKIVKDYFLVCESYYAAIRTATPSQIEAIDMGRRGLHNEGSRVLQERLDGKIEVDFDTARRLFTLVCALHWKG; this comes from the coding sequence ATGGACGCGTCCGGCACCCTGACCCGCAACCGCCTCGTCGAGGTCACGCTCGACGAAGGCTCGATCGCGCGTTCCTCGCACGACGTCGAGCACGAGCGCGCGGTGGCGATCTACGATCTGATCGAGGAGAACGCCTTCCGCCCGGTCGGGCACGACGGCGGTCCCTACCGGCTGCGCATCAGTCTGGTCGAGAGCAAGATGATGCTCGAGATCTCGGACGAGCACCTGAAGCCTGTCATGACGCACATCCTGTCGCTGACGCCGTTCCGCAAGATCGTGAAGGACTATTTCCTCGTCTGCGAGAGCTACTACGCCGCGATCCGCACCGCGACGCCGTCGCAGATCGAGGCGATCGACATGGGCCGCCGCGGGCTGCACAACGAGGGCTCGCGCGTGCTGCAGGAACGGCTCGACGGCAAGATCGAGGTCGATTTCGACACGGCGCGACGCCTGTTCACGCTGGTCTGCGCGCTGCATTGGAAAGGCTGA
- the hisD gene encoding histidinol dehydrogenase: MAIRLDTAAADFEARFRDLLAMKREVSEDVDQAVRAIVRAVREQGDAALIELSKKFDRVDLDKLGIRISAAEIAAARASVDAETYAALELARDRIRSHHERQRPKDDRYTDALGVELGSKWTAVQSVGLYVPGGTASYPSSVLMNAVPAKVAGVGRIVMVVPSPDGKLNPLVLAAAELAGVDEIYRIGGAQAVAALAYGTETIAPVAKIVGPGNAYVAAAKRQVFGQVGIDMIAGPSEVLVVADAANDPDWIAADLLAQAEHDTAAQSILITDSPELAAEVEKAVERQLATLPRAETARASWRDFGAIILVGDLAESVALADRIAAEHLELAVEDPEPLFAAVTNAGAVFLGRYTPEVIGDYVGGSNHVLPTARSARFSSGLGVLDFMKRTSLLKLGPDQLRALAPAAMTLAKAEGLDAHGRSVGIRLNL, from the coding sequence ATGGCCATCCGTCTCGATACCGCCGCCGCCGATTTCGAAGCCCGTTTCCGCGATCTGCTCGCGATGAAGCGCGAGGTATCCGAAGACGTCGATCAGGCGGTGCGCGCGATCGTCCGCGCGGTGCGCGAACAGGGTGATGCGGCGCTGATCGAGCTGTCGAAGAAATTCGACCGGGTCGATCTGGACAAGCTCGGCATTCGCATCTCCGCCGCGGAGATCGCGGCCGCCCGCGCGAGCGTCGATGCCGAGACCTATGCCGCGCTCGAGCTCGCCCGCGACCGCATCCGCTCCCATCACGAGCGCCAGCGGCCGAAGGACGACCGCTACACGGATGCGCTCGGCGTCGAGCTCGGCTCGAAGTGGACGGCCGTGCAGTCCGTCGGTCTCTACGTGCCGGGCGGCACCGCGAGCTATCCGTCCTCGGTGCTGATGAACGCCGTGCCGGCCAAGGTCGCCGGCGTCGGCCGCATCGTCATGGTCGTGCCCTCGCCGGACGGCAAGCTCAATCCGCTGGTGCTCGCCGCCGCCGAACTCGCCGGCGTCGACGAGATCTACCGGATCGGCGGCGCTCAGGCCGTGGCCGCCCTCGCCTACGGCACCGAGACGATCGCGCCGGTCGCCAAGATCGTCGGCCCCGGCAATGCCTATGTCGCCGCCGCCAAGCGGCAGGTGTTCGGACAGGTCGGCATCGACATGATCGCCGGCCCGTCGGAGGTGCTGGTCGTCGCCGACGCGGCGAACGATCCCGATTGGATCGCCGCCGACCTGCTCGCCCAGGCCGAGCACGACACGGCGGCACAGTCGATCCTGATCACCGATTCGCCCGAGCTCGCGGCGGAAGTGGAAAAGGCGGTCGAACGCCAGCTCGCCACGCTGCCGCGCGCCGAGACCGCGCGCGCGAGCTGGCGCGACTTCGGCGCGATCATCCTGGTCGGCGATCTCGCCGAGAGCGTCGCGCTCGCCGATCGCATCGCGGCCGAGCATCTGGAACTGGCCGTCGAAGATCCCGAACCGCTGTTCGCGGCCGTGACCAATGCCGGCGCCGTCTTCCTCGGCCGCTACACGCCCGAGGTGATCGGCGACTATGTCGGCGGCTCCAACCACGTGCTGCCGACGGCGCGCTCGGCGCGCTTCTCCTCCGGCCTCGGCGTGCTCGACTTCATGAAGCGCACCTCGCTCCTGAAGCTCGGCCCCGACCAGCTGCGCGCGCTCGCCCCCGCCGCCATGACGCTCGCCAAGGCCGAAGGCCTCGATGCGCATGGCCGGTCGGTCGGCATCCGCCTGAACCTCTGA
- a CDS encoding DUF2948 family protein: MSALKLLALDAEDLAVVSAHVQDAVLKVADVSWRPKERRLVVALNRFVWEGVGAGRKHGFERRRACLHFARVDAVKATRIRPDLPDTVLELLAIRFEETNAPGGTVELLFAGGGTIRLEVECIEAGLADLGAAWSTEKMPAHEG; the protein is encoded by the coding sequence ATGTCCGCTCTAAAACTGCTCGCCCTCGATGCGGAAGACCTCGCCGTCGTATCGGCGCATGTGCAGGATGCGGTGCTCAAGGTCGCCGACGTGAGCTGGCGGCCGAAGGAGCGCCGGCTCGTCGTTGCGCTGAACCGCTTCGTCTGGGAGGGCGTCGGCGCGGGGCGCAAGCACGGCTTCGAACGTCGCCGCGCCTGCCTGCATTTCGCCCGCGTCGATGCGGTCAAGGCGACGCGCATCCGCCCTGATCTTCCCGACACCGTGCTCGAACTGCTGGCGATCCGTTTCGAGGAGACCAACGCGCCGGGCGGCACGGTCGAACTGTTGTTCGCCGGCGGCGGCACGATCCGCCTCGAGGTCGAATGCATCGAAGCCGGCCTCGCCGACCTCGGCGCTGCCTGGTCGACGGAAAAGATGCCGGCCCACGAGGGGTGA
- the murA gene encoding UDP-N-acetylglucosamine 1-carboxyvinyltransferase yields the protein MDKIRIVGGNALSGVIPISGAKNAALPLMIASLLTDETLTLENVPRLRDVALLTRILSNHGVDYSLNGKRAGEDHLTGQTIHLRASEIVDTRAPYDLVSQMRASFWVIGPLLARAHEAKVSLPGGCSIGTRPVDLFLMGLEKLGAKLDIDRGYVVSSAPGGLRGAEIVFPKVSVGATHTLMMAATLARGETVLVNAAREPEIADLAKCLIAMGAKIEGAGTGTIRIEGVERLHGATHRVLPDRIETGTYAMAVAMTGGDLMLEGTSPDLLDNALDTLTAAGAEITPTNAGIRVKRNGHGIHPVDITTEPFPGFPTDLQAQFMALMTRASGTSRITETIFENRFMHVAELARLGARISLDGQVATVEGVDRLVGAPVMATDLRASVSLVIAGLAAEGETTVSRVYHLDRGFERLEEKLSRCGAIIERLGGEGAR from the coding sequence ATGGACAAGATCCGCATCGTCGGCGGCAATGCGCTGAGCGGCGTCATTCCGATTTCCGGCGCGAAGAACGCGGCCCTGCCGCTGATGATCGCGAGCCTGCTCACCGACGAGACGCTGACGCTCGAGAACGTGCCGCGCCTGCGCGACGTCGCGCTCCTGACCCGCATCCTGTCGAACCACGGCGTCGACTATTCGCTGAACGGCAAGCGCGCCGGCGAGGATCATCTGACCGGGCAGACCATCCACCTGCGCGCCAGCGAGATCGTCGACACGCGCGCGCCCTACGATCTGGTCAGTCAGATGCGCGCGAGCTTCTGGGTCATCGGCCCGCTGCTCGCGCGCGCCCACGAGGCCAAGGTGTCGCTGCCGGGCGGCTGCTCGATCGGCACGCGGCCGGTCGACCTGTTCCTGATGGGTCTCGAGAAGCTCGGCGCCAAGCTCGACATCGATCGCGGCTATGTGGTTTCGTCGGCGCCCGGCGGCCTGCGCGGCGCCGAGATCGTGTTCCCGAAGGTCTCGGTCGGCGCCACCCACACGCTGATGATGGCGGCGACGCTCGCGCGCGGTGAGACCGTGCTCGTCAATGCCGCCCGCGAGCCGGAGATCGCCGACCTCGCCAAGTGCCTGATCGCCATGGGCGCCAAGATCGAGGGCGCCGGCACCGGCACCATCCGCATCGAGGGCGTCGAGCGCCTGCACGGCGCGACGCACCGCGTGCTGCCCGACCGCATCGAGACCGGCACCTATGCGATGGCCGTGGCGATGACCGGCGGCGACCTGATGCTCGAGGGCACCTCGCCGGACCTGCTCGACAACGCGCTCGACACGCTCACCGCCGCCGGCGCCGAGATCACGCCGACCAACGCCGGCATCCGCGTCAAGCGCAACGGCCACGGCATCCACCCGGTCGACATCACCACCGAGCCGTTCCCCGGCTTCCCGACCGACCTGCAGGCGCAGTTCATGGCGCTGATGACGCGCGCGAGCGGCACGTCGCGGATCACGGAGACCATCTTCGAGAACCGCTTCATGCATGTCGCCGAGCTCGCCCGGCTCGGCGCCCGCATCAGCCTCGATGGCCAGGTCGCGACCGTCGAGGGCGTCGATCGCCTGGTCGGCGCGCCCGTCATGGCGACCGACCTGCGCGCCTCGGTGTCGCTGGTCATCGCCGGGCTCGCCGCCGAAGGCGAGACGACTGTCAGCCGCGTCTACCATCTCGATCGCGGCTTCGAGCGGCTGGAAGAGAAGCTGTCGCGCTGCGGCGCCATCATCGAGCGCCTCGGCGGCGAAGGCGCGCGCTGA
- a CDS encoding ABC transporter substrate-binding protein → MTRTLAVSLAASVSFAAVAPAYADASPELIAAAKKEGQLTVIALPHDWCGYGAVIAGFKAKYGLTINELNPDAGSGDEVEAIKANKGNTGPQAPDVIDVGLSFGPTAKEQGLIQPYKVSTWATIPDAAKDKDGYWYGDYYGVLAFEVNKDIVKDSPKDWPDLLKSDYANSVALAGDPRTANQAIQGVYAAGLSAAKGDASKAAAEGLKFFGELQKKGNFVPVVGKIASLTQGATPIIIRWDYNALADRDNGKGTAIDVVVPQTGVVAGVYVQAISAYAPHPNAAKLWMEYLYSDEGQLGWLKGYCHPIRFNDLAANKKIPAELLAKLPPAEAYAKAVFPTLDEQNAAKAEITKGWDSVVGAQVK, encoded by the coding sequence ATGACGCGCACCCTGGCCGTGTCGCTCGCCGCCTCCGTCAGCTTCGCGGCGGTCGCGCCGGCCTATGCCGACGCCTCGCCCGAGCTGATCGCCGCCGCCAAGAAGGAAGGCCAGCTCACCGTCATCGCGCTGCCGCACGACTGGTGCGGCTACGGCGCCGTGATCGCCGGCTTCAAGGCCAAGTACGGTCTGACCATCAACGAGCTCAACCCGGATGCCGGTTCGGGCGACGAGGTCGAGGCGATCAAGGCCAACAAGGGCAACACCGGCCCGCAGGCGCCGGACGTCATCGACGTCGGTCTCTCCTTCGGCCCGACCGCCAAGGAACAGGGCCTGATCCAGCCCTACAAGGTCTCGACCTGGGCCACGATCCCGGACGCCGCCAAGGACAAGGACGGCTACTGGTACGGCGACTATTACGGCGTCCTCGCCTTCGAGGTGAACAAGGACATCGTCAAGGACAGCCCGAAGGACTGGCCGGACCTGCTGAAGAGCGACTATGCCAATTCGGTCGCGCTCGCCGGCGACCCGCGCACCGCCAACCAGGCGATCCAGGGCGTCTACGCCGCCGGCCTGTCGGCGGCCAAGGGCGATGCCTCGAAGGCCGCGGCCGAGGGCCTGAAGTTCTTCGGCGAGCTGCAGAAGAAGGGCAACTTCGTGCCGGTGGTCGGCAAGATCGCCTCGCTGACGCAGGGCGCCACCCCGATCATCATCCGCTGGGACTACAACGCGCTCGCCGACCGCGACAACGGCAAGGGCACCGCGATCGACGTCGTCGTGCCGCAGACCGGCGTGGTCGCGGGCGTCTACGTCCAGGCGATCAGCGCCTACGCGCCGCACCCGAACGCCGCCAAGCTCTGGATGGAGTATCTCTATTCGGACGAAGGTCAGCTCGGCTGGCTCAAGGGCTACTGCCACCCGATCCGCTTCAACGATCTCGCCGCCAACAAGAAGATCCCGGCCGAGCTGCTCGCCAAGCTGCCGCCGGCGGAGGCCTATGCCAAGGCCGTGTTCCCGACGCTCGATGAGCAGAACGCCGCCAAGGCCGAGATCACCAAGGGCTGGGACAGCGTCGTCGGCGCCCAGGTGAAGTGA
- a CDS encoding ABC transporter permease subunit — protein sequence MKPRSLFAWVIIAFAFLYFVVPLIATLEYAMRQMPNGAPPGWVFLGKSHSFDAFVSSFRSPDFQIALFRSMVLAVAAIAIGVLLVVPTVYLIRLKLPGWRSPVEFVTLLPLVVPAIIIVFGYSRLYLSTPWSPFNKSPFATDVLLTFGYATLALPYMYRAVDTGMRAIDVKTLTEAAQSLGASNLRILISVVLPNVRSAVLSGAFLTFAIVIGEFTFASLLARPVFGTYLQQIGANQPFEPSALALIAFFITWACMGLIQIVGRARGASPAR from the coding sequence ATGAAGCCGAGATCCTTGTTCGCCTGGGTGATCATCGCCTTCGCGTTCCTCTATTTCGTGGTGCCGCTGATCGCCACGCTCGAATACGCCATGCGGCAGATGCCGAACGGCGCGCCGCCCGGCTGGGTCTTCCTCGGCAAGTCGCACAGCTTCGACGCCTTCGTGTCGTCGTTCCGCAGCCCGGACTTCCAGATCGCCTTGTTCCGCTCGATGGTCCTCGCGGTCGCCGCCATTGCGATCGGCGTGCTGCTGGTCGTGCCGACGGTCTATCTGATCCGGCTCAAGCTGCCGGGCTGGCGCTCGCCGGTCGAGTTCGTCACGCTGCTGCCGCTGGTGGTGCCGGCGATCATCATCGTGTTCGGCTATAGCCGGCTCTACCTGTCGACGCCGTGGTCGCCGTTCAACAAGTCGCCGTTCGCGACCGACGTGCTGCTCACCTTTGGCTACGCGACGCTGGCGCTGCCCTACATGTATCGCGCGGTCGACACCGGCATGCGCGCGATCGACGTCAAGACGTTGACCGAGGCCGCGCAGAGCCTCGGGGCGAGCAACCTGCGCATCCTGATCAGCGTAGTGCTGCCGAACGTGCGCTCGGCCGTGCTCAGCGGCGCGTTCCTGACCTTTGCGATCGTCATCGGCGAGTTTACCTTCGCGAGCCTGCTCGCCCGGCCGGTGTTCGGCACCTATCTGCAGCAGATCGGCGCGAACCAGCCGTTCGAGCCGTCGGCGCTGGCGCTGATCGCCTTCTTCATCACCTGGGCCTGCATGGGCCTGATCCAGATCGTCGGCCGCGCCCGGGGCGCGAGCCCGGCCCGCTGA
- a CDS encoding ABC transporter ATP-binding protein, whose translation MAYLEIADLKKSFGANQVVKAFDLGVERGEFVSLLGPSGCGKTTVLRMVAGFETPSSGSIRMDGQEVARLPPNQRNVGMVFQAYALFPNMTVAENIGFGLKIAKRPQASIAKRVGQMLEMIKLPHIADRYPFQLSGGQQQRVAIARALAVEPKILLLDEPLSALDAKIRVSLREEIRALQKELGITTLFVTHDQEEALSMSDRIVVMSEGRMEQVGTPFEIYNFPRTRFVASFVGTLNLLKGRILDAGSGRLLVADQEIGVAGGFPGRSTGEEATLALRPEGIRLCDGTGDANRLNGVIEDVGFHGPIVRIRVRCQDTVISLDSFNSPSSQLPERGAAATVAFPRDVLVLADA comes from the coding sequence ATGGCTTATCTCGAGATCGCCGACCTCAAGAAGAGCTTCGGCGCCAATCAGGTGGTGAAGGCCTTCGATCTCGGCGTCGAGCGCGGCGAGTTCGTGTCGCTGCTCGGTCCGTCGGGTTGCGGCAAGACCACCGTGCTGCGCATGGTCGCCGGCTTCGAGACGCCGTCCTCCGGTTCGATCCGCATGGACGGCCAGGAGGTGGCGCGTCTGCCGCCCAACCAGCGCAACGTCGGCATGGTGTTCCAGGCCTATGCGCTGTTCCCGAACATGACCGTCGCCGAGAACATCGGCTTCGGGCTCAAGATCGCCAAGCGGCCGCAGGCGAGTATCGCCAAGCGCGTCGGCCAGATGCTCGAGATGATCAAGCTGCCGCACATCGCCGATCGCTACCCGTTCCAGCTCTCCGGCGGCCAGCAGCAGCGCGTCGCGATCGCGCGCGCGCTCGCGGTCGAGCCGAAGATCCTGCTGCTCGACGAGCCGCTGTCGGCGCTCGACGCCAAGATCCGGGTGTCGCTGCGCGAGGAGATCCGGGCCCTGCAGAAGGAGCTCGGTATCACCACCCTGTTCGTCACCCACGATCAGGAAGAGGCGCTGTCGATGTCGGACCGGATCGTCGTGATGAGCGAGGGCCGGATGGAACAGGTCGGCACACCCTTCGAGATCTACAATTTCCCGCGCACGCGCTTCGTTGCCTCGTTCGTCGGCACGCTCAATCTGCTCAAGGGCCGGATCCTCGATGCCGGTTCGGGCCGCCTGCTGGTCGCCGATCAGGAGATCGGCGTGGCCGGCGGGTTCCCCGGCCGCAGCACGGGCGAGGAGGCGACGCTGGCGCTGCGCCCCGAGGGCATCCGGCTCTGCGACGGCACCGGCGACGCCAACCGACTGAACGGCGTGATCGAGGATGTGGGCTTCCACGGCCCGATCGTCCGCATCCGCGTGCGCTGTCAGGACACGGTGATCTCGCTCGACAGCTTCAACAGCCCGAGCTCGCAGCTTCCCGAACGCGGCGCGGCCGCGACCGTGGCCTTCCCGCGCGACGTCCTGGTGCTTGCCGACGCCTGA